The segment ACGGTGCCACCTCACCGGCGGCACGAGCCACTGCCAGAATCAGACCCGTCATCAGCGCAGGGGAAGCGGCAGGCACTATCACGCGGCGCAGTGTCTCAAGGCGCGTCGCCCCGAGCGCCAGAGCCCCTTCACGTAGCCGCTGTGGCACACGTGCCAACCCCTCTTCAGTGGCCACGATAACCACCGGCAACGTCAATAACGCCAGCGTCAGCGAAGCCCACAGGATACCGCCGGTACCGAAGGTGGGCGTGGGTAGCTGGTCGGCATAAAACAGACGATCAATCCCCGCACCCACCCCGTAGACAAAGAAACCCAGCCCGAAGACACCGTAAACAATCGACGGCACACCGGCCAGATTGCGCAGTGCAATGCGCGTCAGTTGCGTGAGGCGTCCCTGGTGCGCCACCTCATGCAGGTAGAGCGCTGCCATGACACCAAAAGGCATTACGATGACTGACATCAACACCACCATCAGCACGGTGCCGAAGATCGCCGGCCAGGCACCTTCACCACCGTCATTGGACGTACCGGAGACAAAATCCGCGAATCTGCTCAATGTCAGGGAAAGGCGCCCGCCAAATCCCAGCGCGTTAGGCTGCCAGACACGCTTGATATCATCCAGCGCTACCTGACCGTCATATCCACCGCGCCCTGCGAGGCTCAGCTGACCAGCTGTCAGTGCATCGCGAAGCGTCATGAGGTGTTGTTCACGCTGGATAAGCGCCTGACGGGCAGTCTCTATCTTCTCTGCAAGTGCCGGCGATACCTCTCCACTATTGAGGCTGGCGGTACCCTGCTGCATGAGATCAGAAAGCTGCTCGCTCAGCTGTTTGCTGTCACTGCGCAGAGCCGCCAGATTACGCCGCTGCCCCTCGAGATGCGCCAGGCGTGAAAACAGTGGCGTGGCGTCATCCACCAGTGGCTTGCCGCTGCCTGTCTCATCAGCAGGACCAGTGGTGACAAGCTCACCTGTTGTGGGATCACTCAGCGATTCCGCCATGCCGTAGAGCACCCGGCCATCGCGCAATTCCAGCGCCAACGCCTGCTCAGGAAAGATTAGTGTGTTCAGCATGTCCTTGGGCAACCATCGCCAGCTGGCGGCGGCACTCTGCTCGGAAGACGTCTGTAACAACCACCATTGCTGAGGCCGAGAGGCACCAGTGGCCATCTGCACATGGCGGACCTCCTCACGCATCAACTCACCGAGCAGATGCTGCCCTTTGTCTACTGGTGCTGCGTCTATTGATGTTGTTCCAACGCCCACTCCAGCTTCTGTCGTCTGCACAGAGGCATTGATCGTGTCAGTCGTCGGGGGCACCAGCGCTATCTCGACAAGGCGCGAGGGCCAGAAATGACCCAACGAGCCCGCCAGCAGCAACCCGACCAGCCCCATCATCAATAGCAGCGAGACACTGACCGCCATTGCATTCAGCCATCCCCAAGGGCCGCCATCGCGCCAGTAGCGGGACAATCGTGCAAGTAGGTGCTCCTGCGGGCGTAGCAAAGAGGGAGATGAAAGTGGCCGAGGCGTCCGAACGGTACTCATCCCCAACCTCCTCGCGCAGGCGGCGCAAATCGCTGACGCAGCACTTCGGCGAAAGTGTTGACGATGAAGGTGAAAAGAAACAGTGCCAGCGCTGCGAGGAACAGCAGACGATAGTGGCTACTGCCAATGTCGGCTTCCGGCAGCTCGATCGCAATCGTGGCCGCCAGTGAGCGAAGCCCCTCGAACAGGCTGGCATCCACCAGCGGTGTATTGCCGGCTACCATCAACACGATCATGGTTTCGCCGACGGCACGTCCCATGCCAATCATCAGTGCGGAACACACACCCACGGCGGCGGCAGGCAAGATTACGCGGCGCAGAGTTTGCCACGGCGTCGCACCCAATGCGGCAGAGCCTGCGGCCAGTCCTCTAGGCACAGAGGACAGAGCATCTTCACTCAAGGTAAACAACGTCGGCATCACGGCCAATCCCAATGCCATGCCCGTCACCAGGGTGTTGCGCTGCGCATAGCCAATCCCGTAATGGCTAAACAGCCACTGCTTGATATCCCCTTCAAACCACCACTGCTCGATATGGCTGGCAATGGTGATATCCAGCCATAGCAGCAGCACAAGTAGCGGGAGCAAACCAAAGGCAGCCATGTTTTCCGGTAACACTACCCGCCAGCTGCGCGGTGCGAGCGTCCAGAGAAAACCAGCCACCATGGTACCCAGTGGAATCAATGCCAGTCCCAACAACACGGCCATCAGCTCGCGCTCGACGAAGGGGGCGACTACCAGTGCCGCAATGAAGCCGATCACGACGGTCGGTAGTGCCTCCATCATTTCCAATAATGGCTTGATGCGAGACCGCTGACGCGGTGCCATGAAACAGGACACATGGATTGCACAGCCCAACCCCAGCGGAACGGCAAACAGCAAGCCGACCAATGCGGCCTTGAGCGTGCCCCAGACAATGGGCACCAGTGACAACCGTGGCTCGCTGCGGGTATCGCCCATCTGCCAGATCCACTCCGGCGCTGGCCGCCCTTCATACCAAACCTTGCCGAGCAGGGTGGATAATCCGACATCGGGGTGTGGATCATCGATGACCAGCCCTTGCGCTGAGGGCTGACCAGCAGAGAGTGACCGAGCGTCGCTGGACGTGTCATCGGCAAGACCCGTCGCCAACAGCTGACGATCATTGCGGCTGAAGGTCAGTGTCACACCTTCGGCCACTGTCTGAGGCGACAGCCAGTCCTGCACCAGGCGCTGACGCTCGGTAGTCGCCTGATAAAGGCCTAAGCGCCCCGTAGCATCCAGTGCTGAGAATCCGAGGCTGTGATGGGCGGCGGCAAGCGCCACGATGGGCGCTTCAAGCTCACTATTGAAGGTACCGATAGCGACCAGCGGCTGGGCATGCCCGGGCTGCACGTAATGCGTCAAGCCACCTGCATCATCACCAATGATCAGGCTTTTGCCACCACGCAAGACACGCAGTGCCGTAATGCGAGCATGCGGGTGCGTTCCGCGACTGATCATACGGGCCAGCGGACCTGTCTCATCGACGGAGGCCGTCAATTGCCACTGCTGGAAATCATGCTCTCCGGCCGTGATCAGCAGTCGGCCTGCCATACTTGCCTGCCCTCCGGGACTCTCAAGCCATTGATGCTGCCAAACAGCTTCGGGAGTGTTAAGTGATAGGCGTGCCAGCCACAGACGGGCACCCAAGGAATCAGACGCACTCATCCACAGCTGATCACCACTGACCATCAAATGAGCAGACGCATGCGCCAGTCCCTCTGGCACGGTGAGCGGTGTCAAAGGTATCGCGATGGGCAGTGAAGCGGATTCAGTAACATGCACGGGTTGTAGCCGGCCATCTGCCAGCCAGGCCCCTGCAAATGCCAGCTGGTCGGTGTCGGTCGCGATCAGCGCAGAAGAGGCATCACGCGGCGAAGGCAGGGTTGCAGATGACGCGAGCAAATCATCCAACCGCTGAGACTCGTTATCAGCGGCAACCGACGTTTCTTGCGCCATCATCGGCTGAGTACTGGCCGGCACTAGCAACGGCCACGACACACTGAACAGATACCCCAGCATCACGATCACTACCACCATCACGCCAAGGCCTGACGCGGTCAGCCATAGGCTGGCCAGACGATCGTGCCGCAAGCGGCGACGCTGCATTCGTGAGGCATCAACTGCCGACATGAAGAGGTACCACGCGAGAAATTGCACTCAAAAGAGGCTCAGCCGACCAGGCGGAGAGCAAGGAATTCATCAAGATTATGTCCGTAGGATGACAAACAGGTGACATGACCATCTCAGCTCGCGGGTACGCTATCCAGCCCCAGCTGCGTACGCCAGTGATTCAGCTGAGCTTCCGGGAGTGGCACGTATCCTTCACGCAAGATGGATTGCTGTCCCTGACGCGACATGATCAGCGACAGGAAGGCCTGTTCAAGCGTGGGCAATGGCTTACCCGGAACGCGATTGACATAGATATACAGTGCGCGCGTGAGCGGATAGCGACCATCGCGAATGCTCGCACGACTAGGCGAGACAGCTGACGGGTACTCATCCGTGCTGACCGGCAGCTGCTTGACCATCGGCGAAGCCGTGCTGAAGCTGGCGTAGCCTATCCCGCTGGGTGTGGCACCGACTGCCTGAATGATGGAAGCCCATCCTGGCTGTTCGCTGACATCAAGTCGGAAATCGCCGCCACAAAGCGCAATCCGTCGGAAGGCACCATAGGTGCCAGAGGTGGCGCTACGTCCGTAGAGACTGATCTGCCGCGCCGCCCACCGCCCGGTCAGCCCCAGGTCTCCCCACTCAAGAAACGCCTTGCTGCCACAGGAATGCGTAGCGGAGAAAATAGCATCCAACTGATGCAAGCTGATTTTCTCCAACGGGTTATCGCGATGCACCACGATACCCATCGCATCCAGTGCGACCGGAATACCCAGCGGCGGATAGCCATACTTGTGCTCGAACTCCATCCGCTCCTGCTCACGCATGGGACGCGACATCAGGCCAATACGGGTAGTGCCGGCCACCAGTGCCGGCGGTGCCGTCGAAGACCCTGCTGCCTGCAACTGCACCCGCACACCGGGATGATAGCGGTGCAGCTGTGATGCCCAACGTGTGACCAGCGCAGACAGGGTATCAGAGCCGACAGCCGTCAAATTGCCTACCACGCCTGCTACAGGGCGATATTCCGGGATAGCGGTCGCGGCAGAAGCTGAGCTCATCGCTACCACGGTCATTGCGAGGCCTGCGCAAAGCAGGGCCGCCGTCCTCAAAGAAGAATGTGCCGAGGACAGGAAGCGCAAAAGACACTGCAGCGGACGACCTACTGATGACATGACCATAGCTATCCCCAGCCTGGATAATGAAGAGTACAGAGTGACTTCAGGACGTAATGATCACGTGGGCGAACATCAACTACTCGCTGATGTCTGACGTATCAATCAAGTATCCGCCATTGTTACGTTGAGTACCTATGACACCATGCTGCATCGCAAGAAAGCGGCCTGACAGTCCTTCGTCAGGGGGAGTAGGATACAAGGAATGATGCTGACCCTGTGGCCTGATAGTTCACTACGCCAAGTGCCTGCTTGAACATGTCATGCCCGTGGTACAAGTGCCATCATCGTAAGTATTATCACCCTTGCAGCCATCACGATAATTTTCATAACAACAAGATAGCGAGTCACATCATGCAAGCTTTGGATGACGTCCCAACGCCCAATGGGGCCCTGACGCTCAAGTTGATTGCTCAACGCCATGATACCAATCTCTATGGTGATATCAGTGGTGGCTGGTTGATGCACCGCATGGACGAGGCCTGTGAACTGGCGGCCGGTCGAGTCGCCAATGGCCGAACAGCCACCGTAGCCGTGGAAGGACTCGACTTCCTGTCTCCCGTTCGTGTTGGCTCGGTAGTGAACGTATTCACCAACATCGCGGAGGTGGGTCGTAGTTCTATCCGGCTGTCCGTCGAGGTCTGGATTCGCCCCCCGCAGGAGCGCAATCATCGCGCTCTGACCAAGGTGACCGAGGCCTGTTACGTGATGGTGGCGCTCGACGATAATGGCCGCATTCGTGCCGTTCCCACCGCGCCTGTAGAACAGCCATCACTCCTGTCATCCTCTCTTCCCCCAGTGGAATGAGGGATAACGCCAGAAGACAAAAGGCCGCTCCGGATTCGGGGCGGCCTTTTACGTTATCAGTCTGCTCAGAAAAAACTCAAGACGTCGCGTCTTCACTCAATACGCGTGCACGACCATCAAGATAGGCGCGCTCGCCAGTTCTGGTCCAGGGTGCGACCCGTTGCTGGAAGGCGCGGTAGGAATCATATACCCGCTTGGCATCGGCATCTTTCGCGACGAATTCGTCCAACACCTCGTTGGAAGCCTCGTACAGCGCGGTATAGACATCCTCGGGGAATTCGCGCAGTTGCACACCGTGCTCCTCGACCAATGACGTCAGGGCAGTGGCGTTGCGCAATGCGAACTCGTCGACCATGGCATGATTGGCAATCTTGGCCGCCTGAATCACGACCTGTTGGAGATCTTCCGGCAGCGCCTGCCACGCCTCCATGTTGACCGTGCCTTCCAGAATTGCCGAAGGCTCATTCCAGGCCGGTGAGTAGTAGTACTTGGCGACCTGATGCAGGCCAAAGGCCAAGTCATTGTAGGGGCCAACCCAATCCGCCGCATCAATCACGCCGGTTTCCATTGCCGTGAAGATCTCGCTGCCCGGCAACGTCAGCGTACTGGCACCGATACGATTCATCACCTCACCGGCAAGCCCGGGCAAGCGAATCTTGAGCCCTTTCATGTCGGCCAGGCTCTTCACTTCCTTGTTGAACCAGCCCGCCATCTGCGTACCGGTATTGCCGACGGCCAGCGGCTTGAGATTGTGACGCGCATAGATTTCATCCCACAGCGCCATGCCGTCGCCGTAATACAGCCAGGCATTGGTCTCGGTGGTATTCATGCCAAAAGGCACTGCCGTGAAGAACTGGGCAGCAGGAATCTTGCCCTTCCAGTAATAGGATGCCGAATGTCCCATCTGGGCCGTGCCGGAAGATACCGCATCAAAGACTTCCATGGCCGGTACCATCTCACCGGCACCGTAGACCTTGACCTGCAGACGGCCACCGGAGAGCGTGCCTATCAATTCCGCGAATTCATTGGCTCCCGTGCCCAACGCAGGGAAATTCTTCGGCCAGGAAGTCACCATCTTCCAGTGAATGGTCTCGGCGGCGTGCGCGGTGGAGACAAAGGGCGCAGCGGCGATACCAGCAGCCCCCGCACCGAGAGCGGTAAGAAAACGACGGCGTTGCATGGCACAGTCCTTGTTCGAGTTATTGGTTTGCGAGTTACTGGGCGATACGAATGGCACAATCTGAAAGTAGGGCGTCTACCTCCACTATGCCGCTGCCAATGTATCGCCCACAACTGCACCAAGGCCGTAGTCCGATGCTTTAGCTTGCCCCTTTTTCATGCCATATCTTCAACTCAGCACTTCAAGTTTGGCAAAACCAAGTACTAGCCACTTGTCACCCTCACCTTCGAAACTGATCTGCACACGAGCGCGTTCCCCCTGTCCTTCGGCATTGATCACGACACCCTCACCAAACAGCGGATGACGCACCATGCTACCCAGTGACAACGCAGGCATGCCATCGCTGGCCTCGACACTCTCCTGACGCGGGCCGGACGGGCGACGATTCGGGGTCGCACGTTGCGTCGAGACCGGGCGCGAGATCTGGCCGCGCAGGCGCACCTCTTCCAGCAACTCCTCCGGTAGCTCGCGCAGGAAGCGCGAGGGACGCTGGAAGGTCTCTTTGCCGTGCATGCGGCGCAGCTCGGCATAGGTGAGATAGAGGCGCTGCATGGCACGGGTGACGCCGACATAACATAGGCGACGCTCTTCCTCGAGACGGCCCGGCTCTTCCAGTGACATCTTGTGCGGGAAGAGACCTTCCTCGACCCCTGCCACGAAGACCACCGGGAACTCGAGCCCCTTGGCAGAGTGCAGTGTCATCATCTGTACGCACTCTTCGCCTTCAGCAGCCTCATGATCACCGGCATCCAGCGCGGCTTCCGCAAGGAAGGGCTCCAGTGCCTCGGCACCTTCACTGACGGCATTCGGGTCCATCCGCTCACCCTGACCGAAGGCACGGCAAGCATTGACCAGCTCGGCCAGGTTCTCGAGACGCGCCTGCGCCTTTTCGCCTTTTTCAGCAGCATGGTGCTCGCGTAGTGCCGAGACATGAATGACATGCTCGACCAACTCATGCAGCGCCATGCCAGCGGTATCATTATCAAGGCCATCAATGAGATCACTGAAGGCGCGCACGGCCGTCGCAGCGCGGCCCTTGAGCGCACCATCAGCGACAGCATCACCCATCGCCTGCCACATGGTCAGGTTACCGAAGCGGGCACGCTCGCGCAGTTGCTCGACTGTCCGCATGCCGATACCGCGCGCCGGTACGTTGATCACACGCTCCAGCGCCGCATCATCTTCACGGTTGTTCATCAGACGCAGGTAAGCCAGTGCGTTCTTGATTTCGAGGCGTTCATAGAAGCGCTGGCCGCCATAGATGCGATACGGCATGCCCTGACGGATCAGCGTTTCCTCCAGCACTCGTGACTGGGCGTTGGAGCGATAGAGGATGGCCACATC is part of the Cobetia sp. L2A1 genome and harbors:
- a CDS encoding ABC transporter permease subunit, whose amino-acid sequence is MSAVDASRMQRRRLRHDRLASLWLTASGLGVMVVVIVMLGYLFSVSWPLLVPASTQPMMAQETSVAADNESQRLDDLLASSATLPSPRDASSALIATDTDQLAFAGAWLADGRLQPVHVTESASLPIAIPLTPLTVPEGLAHASAHLMVSGDQLWMSASDSLGARLWLARLSLNTPEAVWQHQWLESPGGQASMAGRLLITAGEHDFQQWQLTASVDETGPLARMISRGTHPHARITALRVLRGGKSLIIGDDAGGLTHYVQPGHAQPLVAIGTFNSELEAPIVALAAAHHSLGFSALDATGRLGLYQATTERQRLVQDWLSPQTVAEGVTLTFSRNDRQLLATGLADDTSSDARSLSAGQPSAQGLVIDDPHPDVGLSTLLGKVWYEGRPAPEWIWQMGDTRSEPRLSLVPIVWGTLKAALVGLLFAVPLGLGCAIHVSCFMAPRQRSRIKPLLEMMEALPTVVIGFIAALVVAPFVERELMAVLLGLALIPLGTMVAGFLWTLAPRSWRVVLPENMAAFGLLPLLVLLLWLDITIASHIEQWWFEGDIKQWLFSHYGIGYAQRNTLVTGMALGLAVMPTLFTLSEDALSSVPRGLAAGSAALGATPWQTLRRVILPAAAVGVCSALMIGMGRAVGETMIVLMVAGNTPLVDASLFEGLRSLAATIAIELPEADIGSSHYRLLFLAALALFLFTFIVNTFAEVLRQRFAPPARGGWG
- the pstA gene encoding phosphate ABC transporter permease PstA, which produces MSTVRTPRPLSSPSLLRPQEHLLARLSRYWRDGGPWGWLNAMAVSVSLLLMMGLVGLLLAGSLGHFWPSRLVEIALVPPTTDTINASVQTTEAGVGVGTTSIDAAPVDKGQHLLGELMREEVRHVQMATGASRPQQWWLLQTSSEQSAAASWRWLPKDMLNTLIFPEQALALELRDGRVLYGMAESLSDPTTGELVTTGPADETGSGKPLVDDATPLFSRLAHLEGQRRNLAALRSDSKQLSEQLSDLMQQGTASLNSGEVSPALAEKIETARQALIQREQHLMTLRDALTAGQLSLAGRGGYDGQVALDDIKRVWQPNALGFGGRLSLTLSRFADFVSGTSNDGGEGAWPAIFGTVLMVVLMSVIVMPFGVMAALYLHEVAHQGRLTQLTRIALRNLAGVPSIVYGVFGLGFFVYGVGAGIDRLFYADQLPTPTFGTGGILWASLTLALLTLPVVIVATEEGLARVPQRLREGALALGATRLETLRRVIVPAASPALMTGLILAVARAAGEVAPLMLVGVVKLAPELPVDDSFPWLHLDRKFMHLGHQVYDLAFQSSDAFSNRPLVYATALVLVAVILCLNLSAIRLRHLLAQRYKGATE
- a CDS encoding TRAP transporter substrate-binding protein; this translates as MQRRRFLTALGAGAAGIAAAPFVSTAHAAETIHWKMVTSWPKNFPALGTGANEFAELIGTLSGGRLQVKVYGAGEMVPAMEVFDAVSSGTAQMGHSASYYWKGKIPAAQFFTAVPFGMNTTETNAWLYYGDGMALWDEIYARHNLKPLAVGNTGTQMAGWFNKEVKSLADMKGLKIRLPGLAGEVMNRIGASTLTLPGSEIFTAMETGVIDAADWVGPYNDLAFGLHQVAKYYYSPAWNEPSAILEGTVNMEAWQALPEDLQQVVIQAAKIANHAMVDEFALRNATALTSLVEEHGVQLREFPEDVYTALYEASNEVLDEFVAKDADAKRVYDSYRAFQQRVAPWTRTGERAYLDGRARVLSEDATS
- a CDS encoding acyl-CoA thioesterase, which codes for MQALDDVPTPNGALTLKLIAQRHDTNLYGDISGGWLMHRMDEACELAAGRVANGRTATVAVEGLDFLSPVRVGSVVNVFTNIAEVGRSSIRLSVEVWIRPPQERNHRALTKVTEACYVMVALDDNGRIRAVPTAPVEQPSLLSSSLPPVE
- the uvrD gene encoding DNA helicase II translates to MSESPLLDHLNTHQREAVSAPPGNMLVLAGAGSGKTRVLVHRIAWLMDQYQMSPYAILSVTFTNKASREMRTRLEALNGASLRHMWVGTFHSISHRLLRTHWQEARLPEHFQIIDSDDQLRMVKRLLKQHNVDDERWPPKQVQYFISGCKEEGLRAHQVQTHGDAYMGKMVEMYELYQLACERGGLVDFGELLLRSLELLRDTPHLLNHYRERFGHILVDEFQDTNTLQYAWLKLLAGNRECMTVVGDDDQSIYGWRGARVENIQRFTDEFANTRVVRLEQNYRSTSAILEAANALISNNGGRMGKNLWTDSGRGERIRIYAGFNDIDESRFIADTIRELVNEHGYSRDDVAILYRSNAQSRVLEETLIRQGMPYRIYGGQRFYERLEIKNALAYLRLMNNREDDAALERVINVPARGIGMRTVEQLRERARFGNLTMWQAMGDAVADGALKGRAATAVRAFSDLIDGLDNDTAGMALHELVEHVIHVSALREHHAAEKGEKAQARLENLAELVNACRAFGQGERMDPNAVSEGAEALEPFLAEAALDAGDHEAAEGEECVQMMTLHSAKGLEFPVVFVAGVEEGLFPHKMSLEEPGRLEEERRLCYVGVTRAMQRLYLTYAELRRMHGKETFQRPSRFLRELPEELLEEVRLRGQISRPVSTQRATPNRRPSGPRQESVEASDGMPALSLGSMVRHPLFGEGVVINAEGQGERARVQISFEGEGDKWLVLGFAKLEVLS
- a CDS encoding PstS family phosphate ABC transporter substrate-binding protein, translating into MSSASAATAIPEYRPVAGVVGNLTAVGSDTLSALVTRWASQLHRYHPGVRVQLQAAGSSTAPPALVAGTTRIGLMSRPMREQERMEFEHKYGYPPLGIPVALDAMGIVVHRDNPLEKISLHQLDAIFSATHSCGSKAFLEWGDLGLTGRWAARQISLYGRSATSGTYGAFRRIALCGGDFRLDVSEQPGWASIIQAVGATPSGIGYASFSTASPMVKQLPVSTDEYPSAVSPSRASIRDGRYPLTRALYIYVNRVPGKPLPTLEQAFLSLIMSRQGQQSILREGYVPLPEAQLNHWRTQLGLDSVPAS